The Pseudomonadota bacterium genome includes a region encoding these proteins:
- a CDS encoding nuclear transport factor 2 family protein: protein MRPIPSIAKACWLLALTHIGLSATATPAYAPLPRALDHEQRLQDTLDVARSAFEADPSELNTIWLGRRLAYLKRYADAIEIFTGGLARYPESYRLLRHRGHRYISTRQFSLALADFQAAYALMPKGVTEIEPDGIPNRLDTPLSNTQFNILYHWGLVHYLLGDFASAAERYRECLDYSANDDLQVATRDWLWMSLRRLGSEGAREAAAAVLVPVNAEMKVVENDAYLKRLLLYKDELTVDALLRLDAEDASLALATQGYGVANWYYLNGRWAQARSMLERVLDSGNWPAFGYMAAEADRARGVPDLAAAGAVLDTLHTAAANADWVRYFDLYHPTARFLGTDATEDWDIPTFQAYASATDGWTYTLRDRVLYRPAEDVVMFHELLDNAKYGTSRGSGALVWEGGRLLVAQYHLTFPIPNDLAEAFTQRIQAHEAAPPSQP, encoded by the coding sequence TGAGCAGCGCTTGCAAGATACGCTCGATGTGGCGCGTAGCGCCTTCGAGGCGGATCCGAGCGAGCTCAATACGATCTGGCTGGGACGGCGCCTCGCGTACCTCAAGCGCTATGCGGATGCGATCGAGATCTTCACCGGTGGTCTGGCACGGTACCCCGAGTCTTACCGTCTGCTGCGCCACCGCGGCCATCGTTACATCAGTACTCGCCAGTTCAGCCTCGCCCTCGCCGATTTCCAGGCCGCCTACGCCTTGATGCCAAAGGGGGTGACCGAGATCGAGCCCGACGGCATCCCCAACCGCCTAGATACGCCTCTCTCCAACACGCAGTTCAACATCCTCTATCACTGGGGCCTGGTGCACTACCTTCTCGGCGATTTCGCCTCCGCCGCCGAGCGCTATCGTGAATGCTTGGACTACTCGGCGAATGACGATCTGCAGGTGGCCACGCGCGACTGGCTGTGGATGTCCTTGCGCCGCCTCGGCAGCGAGGGTGCGCGCGAGGCGGCGGCTGCCGTGCTGGTGCCCGTCAACGCCGAGATGAAGGTCGTCGAGAACGATGCCTATCTGAAGCGTTTGCTGCTTTACAAGGATGAGCTCACGGTGGACGCGCTGCTGCGCTTGGATGCGGAGGACGCCAGCTTGGCGCTTGCGACCCAAGGCTACGGCGTGGCGAACTGGTACTACCTGAACGGTCGCTGGGCGCAGGCGCGCTCCATGCTGGAGCGCGTGCTCGATAGCGGCAACTGGCCTGCCTTTGGCTACATGGCGGCGGAGGCGGATCGGGCCCGCGGGGTGCCGGATCTAGCGGCAGCTGGCGCCGTCCTCGACACCCTGCACACGGCCGCTGCCAACGCGGATTGGGTGCGCTACTTCGACCTCTACCATCCTACGGCACGCTTTCTCGGCACCGATGCCACAGAGGATTGGGACATCCCCACCTTCCAGGCCTACGCGAGTGCGACCGATGGTTGGACCTACACTCTGCGTGACCGGGTCCTCTACCGACCGGCTGAAGACGTGGTCATGTTCCACGAACTGCTCGACAACGCGAAATACGGGACGAGTCGGGGCTCAGGGGCTTTGGTGTGGGAAGGAGGGCGTTTGCTGGTCGCCCAGTATCACCTGACCTTTCCGATTCCGAACGATCTAGCGGAAGCCTTCACCCAGCGCATTCAGGCGCACGAGGCGGCGCCTCCATCGCAGCCCTAG